The Clostridium sporogenes genome contains a region encoding:
- a CDS encoding Cof-type HAD-IIB family hydrolase yields MIKFIATDLDGTLVNSEGKIYNKVFNLINDLHKNGVKFAAASGRFYSQLNENFNSVKEDMILIAHNGALIKYSKNGQTLYANYIDKEYIKSVEKLKRNFGEELILGGENEAFVVNPSESIKKEFSFYNVPYIEYKSFDEVDNPVQKISYYVKDGIKTPMLDYLKENLNKNLQFVASGDKWIDMMNKEVSKGHAIKILQKKFNIEKDNTMVFGDYYNDITMFKQAYYSYAMENAPQDVKEKANFIAGNNNENAVYKTISKHMGFI; encoded by the coding sequence ATGATAAAATTTATAGCCACAGATTTAGATGGAACATTAGTAAATAGTGAAGGAAAAATATATAATAAGGTGTTTAATTTAATAAACGATTTACATAAAAATGGGGTAAAGTTTGCAGCAGCTAGTGGAAGGTTTTATTCTCAATTAAATGAAAATTTCAATAGTGTGAAGGAAGATATGATACTTATAGCTCATAATGGAGCTCTTATAAAATATAGTAAAAACGGACAAACTCTTTATGCTAATTATATAGACAAAGAGTATATAAAATCAGTAGAAAAATTAAAAAGAAATTTTGGAGAAGAATTAATTTTAGGAGGAGAAAATGAAGCTTTTGTTGTAAATCCTTCTGAAAGTATTAAAAAAGAGTTTAGTTTTTATAATGTACCTTATATAGAATACAAATCCTTTGATGAAGTAGACAATCCTGTTCAAAAGATAAGTTATTATGTTAAAGATGGTATTAAAACACCTATGCTAGATTATTTAAAAGAAAATTTAAATAAGAATCTTCAATTTGTTGCTTCAGGAGATAAATGGATAGATATGATGAATAAAGAAGTAAGTAAAGGACATGCTATAAAAATACTTCAGAAAAAATTTAATATAGAAAAAGATAACACTATGGTTTTTGGAGATTATTATAATGATATAACCATGTTTAAACAAGCCTATTATAGTTATGCTATGGAAAATGCTCCACAGGATGTAAAAGAAAAGGCTAATTTTATAGCGGGTAACAATAACGAAAATGCAGTTTATAAAACTATAAGTAAACATATGGGTTTTATTTAA
- a CDS encoding GNAT family N-acetyltransferase: MNLFFKDITIDNFYDCILLSTNDNGSHYVFEEFVDSVAFSIAISKVEPKLKPKIIFVEEDMIGFTLYGYCDMEKHYKIWTILIDHKFQGKGFGKAALKKIIEELKNNKDCNEIYLNFHPKNIRAKKLYESLGFKYTGEKIWINKKLYEDVYSEIYEGINYELLYKLSL; this comes from the coding sequence ATGAACTTGTTTTTTAAAGACATAACTATTGATAATTTTTATGACTGTATACTACTAAGTACTAATGATAATGGCAGTCATTATGTATTTGAAGAGTTTGTTGATTCAGTAGCATTTTCTATAGCCATATCAAAAGTGGAACCTAAGCTTAAACCTAAAATTATATTCGTAGAAGAGGATATGATAGGATTTACTTTATATGGATACTGCGATATGGAAAAACACTATAAGATTTGGACTATTTTAATAGATCATAAATTTCAAGGAAAAGGTTTTGGAAAGGCTGCATTAAAAAAAATTATAGAAGAATTAAAAAATAATAAAGATTGTAATGAAATTTATCTTAATTTTCATCCTAAAAATATAAGAGCGAAAAAACTTTATGAATCTTTAGGCTTTAAATATACGGGCGAAAAAATATGGATAAACAAAAAACTTTATGAAGATGTTTACTCCGAAATTTATGAAGGAATAAATTACGAATTGTTATATAAATTAAGTTTATAG
- a CDS encoding ZIP family metal transporter produces MTWFKELNPIMQALLATLFTWAVTALGAALVFFFKNINKKVLNAMLGFAAGVMIAASYWSLLAPAIEMSESQGKIAWIPAAVGFLAGGIFLRIVDRILPHLHLGKDREDAEGIKTSWQKSILLVLAITLHNIPEGLAVGVAFGAVGANIESASLAGAMALALGIGIQNFPEGAAVSIPLRREGNSRLKSFWYGQASGIVEPIAGVIGAAAVLFIRNLLPYALSFAAGAMIFVVVEELIPEAQVGNDTDVSSIGVLIGFTVMMILDVALG; encoded by the coding sequence ATGACTTGGTTTAAAGAATTGAATCCCATTATGCAGGCTCTTTTAGCTACTTTATTTACTTGGGCAGTGACAGCTCTAGGAGCAGCATTAGTGTTTTTCTTTAAAAATATAAATAAAAAGGTATTAAATGCTATGTTAGGTTTTGCAGCAGGGGTAATGATTGCTGCTAGCTATTGGTCACTTTTAGCACCGGCTATAGAAATGTCAGAATCCCAGGGGAAAATTGCATGGATACCGGCAGCAGTAGGTTTTTTAGCAGGAGGAATATTTTTAAGAATAGTAGATAGAATTCTTCCACACCTTCATTTAGGTAAAGATAGAGAGGATGCAGAGGGGATTAAAACTAGTTGGCAAAAGAGCATATTATTAGTTTTAGCTATAACCCTTCATAACATACCAGAAGGATTAGCTGTAGGAGTAGCCTTTGGAGCAGTAGGAGCAAATATAGAGTCTGCATCTTTGGCAGGAGCTATGGCTTTAGCATTAGGTATAGGAATTCAAAACTTCCCTGAAGGAGCAGCAGTATCTATACCACTAAGAAGAGAAGGAAATAGTAGATTAAAAAGTTTTTGGTATGGGCAAGCTTCTGGTATAGTTGAACCTATAGCAGGTGTTATAGGGGCAGCAGCAGTATTATTTATAAGAAATTTATTACCTTATGCCTTATCCTTTGCAGCTGGGGCAATGATATTTGTTGTGGTAGAGGAACTGATTCCTGAAGCTCAGGTAGGAAATGATACAGATGTATCCTCTATAGGAGTATTAATTGGATTTACTGTAATGATGATATTAGATGTAGCCTTAGGCTAA
- a CDS encoding RrF2 family transcriptional regulator, giving the protein MKISTKGKYGIKAIIDLAINSTEEAVTLKSISERQNISEGYLEQIFSLLRKNNLIKGIKGAQGGYVLEKDSAHITVGEILRSLEGDLSVVELNDDYLNNRMEKSIKTNLWDRINESIERVVDSITLEDLVEAYKKSDNQNIMYYI; this is encoded by the coding sequence ATGAAAATATCAACTAAAGGAAAATATGGCATAAAGGCTATAATAGATTTAGCTATAAATTCTACAGAAGAAGCAGTTACTTTAAAAAGTATTTCTGAAAGACAAAACATATCCGAGGGATATTTAGAACAAATATTTTCCTTATTAAGAAAGAATAATTTAATAAAAGGAATAAAAGGGGCTCAAGGTGGCTATGTATTAGAAAAGGATTCAGCACATATAACTGTAGGTGAAATATTAAGATCTCTGGAAGGGGATCTATCCGTAGTAGAACTTAATGATGACTATTTAAATAATAGGATGGAAAAATCTATTAAGACAAATTTATGGGATAGAATTAATGAAAGTATAGAAAGGGTAGTAGATTCTATAACTTTAGAAGATTTAGTAGAGGCATACAAAAAATCAGATAACCAAAACATAATGTACTACATATAA
- the cysK gene encoding cysteine synthase A: MKKIYKNITELIGNTPLLELGKLKEENKLKANILAKVEYFNPANSVKDRIAFAMIEEAEKEGLINKDTVIIEPTSGNTGVGLAFVAAAKGYKLILTMPETMSMERRLILKAYGAELVLTPGKDGMKGAIERATELSKEYKNSFVPQQFENKFNPAMHKKTTAVEIWNDTEGEVDIFIAGVGTGGTITGVGEYLKEKNKDIKIIAVEPEDSPVLSGGNPGPHKIQGIGAGFVPSTLNTEVLDEIFKVSNEKAFEVTKSIAKTEGLLVGISSGAAIYAAIEISKRPENEGKNIVVLLPDTGQRYLSTGVFE, from the coding sequence ATGAAAAAAATATATAAAAATATAACAGAATTAATAGGAAATACACCATTATTGGAGTTAGGAAAATTAAAAGAAGAAAATAAATTAAAAGCTAATATACTAGCTAAAGTAGAATATTTTAATCCAGCAAACAGTGTAAAAGATAGAATAGCCTTTGCCATGATAGAGGAAGCAGAAAAAGAAGGACTAATAAATAAAGATACAGTAATAATAGAGCCTACTAGTGGTAATACAGGTGTAGGACTTGCCTTTGTAGCAGCAGCTAAAGGTTATAAACTTATACTAACTATGCCAGAAACTATGAGTATGGAAAGAAGACTTATATTAAAAGCTTATGGTGCCGAGTTAGTTTTAACACCTGGAAAGGATGGAATGAAGGGGGCTATAGAAAGGGCAACAGAATTATCAAAGGAATATAAAAACTCTTTTGTTCCACAGCAATTTGAAAATAAATTTAATCCAGCTATGCATAAGAAGACCACAGCGGTAGAAATTTGGAATGATACAGAAGGAGAAGTAGATATATTTATAGCAGGAGTAGGTACAGGTGGAACAATTACAGGAGTAGGAGAATACCTAAAAGAAAAAAATAAGGATATAAAAATAATAGCAGTAGAACCAGAAGATTCACCAGTTTTATCAGGAGGCAACCCAGGCCCACATAAAATTCAAGGAATAGGAGCCGGATTTGTACCAAGTACTTTAAACACAGAGGTTTTAGATGAAATATTTAAAGTATCTAATGAAAAAGCTTTTGAAGTAACAAAGAGTATAGCAAAAACAGAAGGACTTTTAGTAGGGATATCCTCTGGGGCAGCAATTTATGCAGCTATAGAAATATCTAAAAGACCAGAAAATGAAGGGAAAAATATAGTAGTATTACTTCCAGATACAGGACAAAGATATTTATCTACAGGAGTATTTGAGTAA
- a CDS encoding amino acid ABC transporter permease, with the protein MEFFDVKYLLQSLVVLLKYAHITLSIAILSMIIAVLLGVILAVIRMYKVKIFHRISEIYISFFRGTPILIQLFLFYYGLPQIIPSFKEIPAYMAVVIALSMNGSAYMAEIIRGAIMSIDKGQMEASLSLGMTEFQAMKRIILPQAARVAIPSLGNSFIDLLKSSSLAFTVGVAEILSKAQMNAASSYRFFESYLAVALIYWVMVELFNFMQKLLERKIGKAY; encoded by the coding sequence GTGGAATTTTTCGATGTAAAATATTTATTACAATCATTAGTAGTTCTTTTAAAGTATGCTCATATAACTTTGTCTATAGCCATTTTATCCATGATTATAGCTGTTCTATTGGGGGTTATATTAGCAGTAATAAGAATGTATAAAGTTAAAATTTTTCATAGGATAAGTGAAATTTATATATCTTTCTTTAGAGGAACACCTATTTTGATACAGCTTTTTCTGTTCTACTATGGTCTGCCTCAAATTATTCCGTCTTTTAAAGAGATCCCAGCATATATGGCAGTGGTCATTGCTTTGAGTATGAATGGTTCAGCTTATATGGCAGAAATAATAAGAGGTGCAATAATGTCTATAGATAAAGGACAGATGGAGGCTTCATTATCTCTAGGCATGACTGAATTCCAAGCTATGAAAAGAATAATTTTACCTCAGGCTGCTAGAGTTGCAATTCCTTCTTTAGGTAATAGTTTTATTGATCTTTTAAAAAGCTCATCTTTAGCATTTACTGTAGGGGTTGCAGAAATACTATCTAAGGCACAGATGAATGCAGCATCTAGTTATAGATTTTTTGAAAGTTATTTAGCAGTAGCTTTAATATATTGGGTAATGGTAGAGTTATTTAATTTTATGCAAAAATTATTAGAAAGAAAAATAGGAAAAGCTTATTAA
- a CDS encoding amino acid ABC transporter substrate-binding protein produces the protein MNIKKFKKIILSMSLVVILGVGLTACAQKNKEINENKNTIKIGTSGQYYPFTFIDKDSNKVQGFEIDIWEEIGKRTGYKPEFKVADWTGIMGMLDTGKIDTVANEITVTDKKKEKYYFSKPYVYSGVQLATKKGNNNIKSLKDLEGKTVATQVGTNYSKSIEDYNNKNKGEDIKTKQYNSFSGMFQDVDLGRVDALIEDKLACLVNIKKSGLNLQLAGEPIEEMENAYPFVKKDENKEKIEKINKALDDMKKDGTLENISKKWFGENVTENSKK, from the coding sequence TTGAATATAAAAAAGTTTAAAAAAATAATTTTAAGTATGTCATTAGTTGTAATTTTAGGAGTAGGATTAACAGCGTGTGCTCAAAAGAATAAAGAAATAAATGAAAATAAAAATACAATAAAAATAGGAACTTCAGGACAATACTACCCTTTTACTTTTATAGATAAAGATAGTAATAAAGTTCAAGGCTTCGAAATAGACATTTGGGAAGAAATAGGTAAAAGAACAGGCTATAAACCAGAATTTAAGGTAGCAGATTGGACAGGCATCATGGGAATGCTAGATACAGGTAAAATAGATACTGTAGCCAACGAGATAACTGTAACAGACAAGAAAAAAGAAAAATATTATTTTTCGAAACCTTATGTTTATTCAGGAGTACAGTTAGCTACTAAAAAAGGAAATAATAATATAAAATCTTTAAAGGATTTGGAGGGAAAAACTGTAGCTACTCAGGTAGGAACTAATTATTCTAAATCCATAGAAGATTATAATAATAAAAATAAAGGGGAAGATATAAAAACAAAACAATATAATAGTTTTTCAGGTATGTTCCAAGATGTGGATCTGGGTAGAGTTGATGCTTTAATAGAGGATAAATTAGCCTGCCTTGTAAATATAAAAAAGTCAGGATTAAATTTACAGTTAGCCGGTGAACCTATAGAAGAGATGGAAAATGCATATCCTTTTGTAAAGAAGGATGAAAATAAAGAAAAAATAGAAAAAATAAATAAAGCTTTAGATGATATGAAAAAGGATGGAACACTGGAAAATATATCTAAAAAATGGTTTGGAGAAAATGTTACAGAAAATAGTAAAAAATAA
- a CDS encoding cysteine desulfurase family protein, producing MRNKIYMDHAATTYIKEEVMNAMIPYLTKYYANPSSVYNMANNLRIAIDEAKEEIADFIGGEPEEIFFTSGGTEGDNWAIKGIAYGNGNKGKHIITSSIEHPAILNSCKYLREKGFEITFLPVDNYGKIDLKKLEENIRKDTILVSIMTANNEIGTIQDIKSIGEICKAHKVLFHTDAVQALGQIPINVKEMNIDLMTITAHKIYGPKGIGALYIKKGIKIDNLLHGGSQERGKRAGTENPAAIVGFKKAVSLLKEKGQEENERIENLRDKFINGLLEIEGTKINGSLGKERLKGNINVSFKNVDGELLLMLLDSEGICASAGSACSAGAIDASHVLLALGLDKEFLRGTIRFTLGAKNTEEEIDFVLEKLKEIVK from the coding sequence ATGAGAAATAAGATATACATGGATCATGCAGCTACTACTTATATAAAGGAAGAAGTAATGAATGCTATGATTCCTTACTTAACAAAATATTATGCGAACCCTTCTTCTGTATATAATATGGCTAATAATTTAAGAATTGCTATAGATGAAGCTAAAGAAGAAATTGCAGATTTTATAGGAGGAGAGCCAGAGGAAATATTTTTTACCTCTGGTGGTACAGAAGGAGATAATTGGGCTATAAAAGGGATAGCCTATGGAAATGGAAACAAAGGAAAACACATAATAACTTCTTCTATAGAACATCCAGCAATTTTAAATAGTTGTAAATATTTAAGAGAAAAAGGTTTTGAAATAACATTTTTACCAGTAGATAATTATGGGAAAATAGATTTAAAAAAATTAGAAGAAAATATAAGAAAAGATACTATATTAGTTTCTATTATGACTGCCAATAATGAGATAGGCACTATACAAGATATAAAATCCATAGGAGAAATTTGTAAGGCACATAAAGTTTTATTTCATACAGATGCAGTTCAAGCTTTAGGGCAAATACCTATAAATGTGAAAGAAATGAATATAGATCTAATGACTATAACTGCACATAAAATATATGGCCCTAAAGGGATTGGGGCATTATATATAAAAAAAGGCATAAAAATAGATAATCTTTTACATGGTGGTAGTCAAGAAAGAGGAAAAAGAGCAGGAACAGAAAATCCAGCTGCTATAGTTGGTTTTAAAAAGGCAGTTTCATTACTTAAAGAAAAGGGTCAAGAGGAAAACGAAAGAATAGAAAATCTTAGAGATAAATTTATAAATGGACTTTTAGAGATAGAAGGAACTAAAATAAATGGATCTTTAGGAAAAGAGAGATTAAAAGGTAATATAAATGTTAGTTTTAAAAATGTAGATGGGGAGTTATTACTTATGCTTTTAGATAGTGAAGGGATATGTGCTTCAGCAGGAAGTGCCTGTTCAGCAGGAGCGATAGATGCATCCCATGTACTTTTAGCCTTAGGACTAGATAAAGAATTTTTAAGAGGAACTATAAGATTTACTTTAGGTGCTAAAAATACAGAAGAAGAAATAGATTTTGTATTAGAAAAATTAAAGGAAATAGTAAAGTAA
- the larE gene encoding ATP-dependent sacrificial sulfur transferase LarE, whose protein sequence is MNYKYNNLINYLKDLGSVAVAFSGGVDSTLLLKAAKEALGDNAISITVVSPYIPKWEIEEAKELANNIGIKSYFLEVPMLEEIRFNPEDRCYICKKGVFSKIKELAKEKGVKYIVDGTNLDDTKDYRPGMRALKELDVKSPLLENSINKEEIRTLSKELGLETWNKPAYACLLSRIPYNQEIKEEDLSRIEKAELYMMELGFRAVRVRSHGDLARIEVPKKERENLFNEAILDKISKELKELGFKYVTVDAEGYNMGSLNAGINKA, encoded by the coding sequence ATGAATTATAAATATAATAATCTTATTAACTATTTAAAGGATTTAGGTAGTGTAGCAGTAGCTTTTTCTGGAGGTGTAGATAGTACCTTATTATTAAAAGCAGCCAAGGAAGCTTTAGGAGATAATGCTATTTCTATTACAGTAGTATCTCCTTATATTCCAAAGTGGGAAATAGAAGAAGCCAAAGAATTAGCAAATAATATAGGAATAAAATCATACTTTTTAGAAGTTCCAATGCTTGAAGAAATAAGATTTAATCCAGAAGATAGATGTTATATATGTAAAAAGGGTGTATTTAGTAAAATAAAGGAGTTGGCAAAGGAAAAGGGTGTCAAATATATAGTGGATGGAACTAATTTAGATGATACTAAAGATTATAGACCAGGTATGAGAGCGTTAAAAGAATTAGATGTAAAAAGTCCCCTTTTAGAAAACTCTATAAATAAAGAGGAAATAAGAACTTTATCTAAGGAGCTAGGTTTAGAAACTTGGAATAAACCTGCCTATGCCTGTCTTTTGTCTAGAATACCTTATAACCAAGAAATAAAAGAAGAAGATTTATCTAGAATAGAAAAGGCAGAGTTATATATGATGGAATTAGGATTTAGAGCAGTAAGGGTAAGAAGTCATGGAGATTTAGCTAGAATAGAAGTACCTAAAAAGGAAAGAGAAAATTTGTTTAATGAGGCTATTTTAGATAAAATATCAAAAGAACTTAAAGAATTAGGATTTAAATATGTTACTGTAGATGCAGAAGGATATAACATGGGAAGTTTAAATGCTGGAATAAATAAAGCTTAG
- a CDS encoding LDCC motif putative metal-binding protein, which yields MKILKKLIKKLEKANEKEFENKRLDCCDLNKTNRVNNKSKGK from the coding sequence ATGAAGATACTTAAAAAATTAATAAAAAAATTAGAAAAGGCTAATGAAAAAGAATTTGAAAATAAAAGATTAGATTGTTGTGACCTAAATAAGACTAATAGGGTTAATAATAAGTCTAAGGGTAAGTAA
- the mnmA gene encoding tRNA 2-thiouridine(34) synthase MnmA → MRKKVLVGMSGGVDSSVAAYLLKEQGYEVIGVTMQIWQDDEEFIEKEGGCCSLSAVADARRVANKIGIPFYVMNFKDAFKRNVIDYFVDEYMEGRTPNPCIACNKFIKFSSFLDKAMAMGINYVATGHYAIIEKQKDRYIIKKSEDDKKDQTYALYNLTQFQLERTLMPCGQYKKSEIREIAKNIGLRVHNKKDSEEICFIPDNDHGRYIKNRFPNKVRQGNFVDKQGNVLGKHKGIVYYTIGQRKGLGIAFGKPMYVVDINPFKNEVVLGTIEDLLNTELIAKDINYIPFDNLKEPMGVEAKIRYSQIPSKAIITPIDDSRVRVDFHEKQRAITKGQSVVFYKDDLLIGGGIIEK, encoded by the coding sequence TTGAGAAAGAAAGTTTTAGTTGGTATGAGTGGAGGAGTAGACAGCTCAGTAGCAGCCTATCTTTTAAAGGAGCAGGGTTATGAGGTTATAGGAGTAACCATGCAAATTTGGCAAGATGATGAGGAATTTATAGAAAAAGAAGGTGGATGTTGCTCTTTAAGTGCAGTAGCAGATGCCCGAAGAGTAGCAAATAAAATAGGTATTCCTTTTTATGTTATGAACTTTAAAGATGCCTTTAAAAGAAATGTTATTGATTATTTTGTAGATGAATATATGGAAGGAAGAACACCAAACCCTTGTATAGCTTGTAATAAATTTATAAAGTTTTCTTCATTTCTAGATAAAGCTATGGCTATGGGCATAAATTATGTGGCTACAGGTCATTATGCCATCATAGAAAAGCAAAAGGATAGATATATAATAAAGAAATCAGAGGATGATAAAAAAGATCAAACCTATGCTCTTTATAATCTTACACAATTTCAATTAGAAAGAACTTTAATGCCCTGTGGACAGTATAAAAAAAGTGAAATTAGAGAAATAGCTAAAAATATAGGTCTTAGAGTTCATAATAAAAAAGATAGTGAAGAAATATGCTTTATACCAGATAATGATCATGGAAGATATATTAAAAATAGATTTCCAAATAAGGTTAGACAGGGTAACTTTGTAGACAAACAAGGGAATGTTTTAGGTAAACATAAAGGAATAGTATATTATACTATAGGCCAAAGAAAAGGATTGGGTATAGCTTTTGGAAAACCCATGTATGTAGTGGATATAAATCCTTTTAAAAATGAAGTAGTTTTAGGAACTATAGAAGATCTTTTAAATACAGAACTTATAGCTAAGGATATAAATTACATACCTTTTGACAATTTAAAAGAGCCTATGGGAGTAGAAGCTAAAATAAGATATTCTCAAATTCCTTCAAAAGCAATAATAACTCCTATAGATGATAGCAGAGTGAGGGTGGATTTTCATGAAAAACAAAGAGCTATAACTAAAGGTCAATCTGTGGTTTTCTATAAAGATGATTTATTAATAGGTGGAGGAATAATTGAAAAGTAA
- a CDS encoding DUF4352 domain-containing protein codes for MANEKIKKPFYKKWWFWLIAVVVVIGGIAGGSRNDPKKVEKTSATVQSKKEENNKTKTFKVGDVVELKDFKVTVNKVYTVNGDEFSKPKDGNEYIAVDCTLENISKEDKAVSSVTMFKVVDKDGRQCEYSVTGLAAAKAGQMDGTIASGRKITGAYVVEVPKGTTGLELEFDGSLLSSGQVIVKLN; via the coding sequence GTGGCGAATGAAAAAATCAAAAAACCATTCTATAAAAAATGGTGGTTTTGGTTAATCGCTGTTGTAGTTGTAATAGGCGGAATAGCTGGAGGCAGTAGAAATGATCCTAAAAAAGTAGAAAAAACAAGTGCAACAGTCCAAAGTAAAAAAGAAGAAAACAATAAAACTAAAACTTTTAAGGTTGGAGATGTTGTAGAATTAAAAGATTTTAAAGTTACAGTTAATAAGGTTTATACAGTTAATGGTGATGAATTTTCAAAACCTAAAGATGGTAATGAATATATTGCAGTAGATTGTACATTAGAGAATATATCAAAAGAAGACAAAGCAGTATCTTCAGTAACAATGTTTAAAGTTGTAGATAAAGATGGTAGACAATGCGAATATTCAGTTACAGGACTAGCAGCCGCTAAAGCAGGACAGATGGATGGAACAATTGCATCAGGAAGAAAAATCACAGGAGCTTATGTTGTGGAAGTACCAAAAGGCACTACTGGATTAGAACTAGAATTTGATGGTTCCTTACTTTCAAGTGGACAGGTAATAGTAAAATTAAACTAA
- a CDS encoding flavodoxin family protein, whose translation MKSLIVFYSLEGHTKFISNIIAEELDCDLLQLKPEKEIPETGIGRFFRGGKSAIFNEKPSLKNQIPNLNEYDTIFIGTPIWAGRYTPAINTFISENKIKEKNVAFFACHGGGGAKKCFKKLEDTLKNNTILGSIDFVDSQDEIEKREKVKQWLSSIKISR comes from the coding sequence ATGAAAAGCTTAATAGTTTTTTATTCCTTGGAAGGACATACTAAATTTATTTCTAATATTATAGCAGAAGAATTAGACTGTGATTTACTTCAATTAAAACCGGAAAAAGAAATTCCTGAAACAGGAATTGGAAGGTTTTTTCGGGGTGGTAAGAGTGCAATATTTAACGAAAAACCAAGTTTAAAAAATCAAATTCCTAACTTAAATGAATATGATACAATATTCATTGGAACACCTATTTGGGCCGGAAGGTATACCCCAGCCATAAATACCTTTATTTCAGAAAATAAAATAAAGGAAAAGAATGTTGCTTTTTTTGCATGTCATGGTGGTGGGGGAGCAAAAAAATGTTTTAAAAAACTAGAAGATACTTTAAAAAATAATACTATACTTGGATCAATTGATTTTGTAGATTCCCAGGATGAAATTGAAAAGAGAGAGAAAGTAAAACAGTGGTTATCTAGTATTAAAATATCTAGATAA